A stretch of Lathyrus oleraceus cultivar Zhongwan6 chromosome 6, CAAS_Psat_ZW6_1.0, whole genome shotgun sequence DNA encodes these proteins:
- the LOC127092929 gene encoding uncharacterized protein LOC127092929: MAALARILRLQTRFVPTQSFQYHRHPIVQASSWHSSIDTILNRYGFLKREVSTQTNPNKPVCEDVGNNEADALKSSVNSDNVPTSMSITENSSIKFSANSSLKTSSRHDLAMIFTCKVCETRSIKTVCRESYEKGVVVARCGGCNNLHLLADHLGWFGEPGSIEDFLATQGEEVRRGSVDTLNLTLEDIAGKQS, encoded by the exons ATGGCGGCGCTGGCGAGGATTTTGCGGTTGCAGACGCGATTCGTTCCAACACAATCATTCCAATATCATCGCCACCCCATCGTCCAAG CTTCCTCTTGGCATTCTTCGATCGATACAATATTAAACAGATATGGATTTCTTAAAAGAGAGGTCTCGACACAGACAAATCCAAATAAACCCGTTTGTGAAGATGTAGGGAATAATGAAGCCGATGCCTTGAAATCTAGTGTGAACTCAGATAATGTCCCTACGTCCATGAGCATTACCGAGAACTCTTCCATAAAGTTTTCGGCTAATTCCAGTTTGAAAACATCCTCAAGGCACGATCTTGCTATGATTTTCACTTGCAAGGTCTGTGAAACGAGGTCCATTAAGACAGTTTGTCGCGAATCATATGAGAAGGGTGTAGTAGTAGCAAGATGCGGTGGATGTAATAATCTTCACTTGCTTGCGGATCACCTTGGATGGTTTGGCGAACCAGGAAGCATTGAGGATTTTCTGGCTACTCAGGGAGAAGAAGTTAGAAGAGGGTCAGTTGATACACTAAATCTTACATTGGAAGATATAGCTGGAAAACAATCTTGA